A window of Festucalex cinctus isolate MCC-2025b chromosome 6, RoL_Fcin_1.0, whole genome shotgun sequence contains these coding sequences:
- the LOC144020071 gene encoding lecithin retinol acyltransferase-like, with protein MFPYQLLSFFFATSKKEEDPSCEYDLSRYKRGDLLEVPRTLFTHFGIYLGDGRVAHLIPDILPAVSGDKAAVAKMVTNERLLLGVLAKVASVRVDSLPDFAYGSRVLVNRMDGVCKQPPLDADEVAGRAEKLLGGVAYSLLWYNCEHYVMYCRYGMAISYQTYQFCTTARKIVCSRTSSYVTALCGAVVLLYFGCATPITLLATLLLSFTIWMAA; from the exons ATGTTCCCCTACCAGCTCCTCAGCTTCTTCTTCGCCACCTCCAAGAAGGAGGAGGACCCCTCCTGCGAGTACGACCTGTCCCGGTACAAGCGGGGCGACCTCCTGGAGGTACCCCGCACCCTCTTCACGCACTTCGGCATCTACCTGGGCGACGGCCGGGTGGCCCACCTCATCCCGGACATCCTCCCGGCCGTCAGCGGCGACAAGGCGGCCGTGGCCAAGATGGTGACCAACGAGCGCTTGCTGCTGGGCGTGCTGGCCAAGGTGGCCAGCGTGCGCGTGGACTCGCTGCCGGACTTTGCGTACGGCTCGCGGGTGCTGGTCAACCGGATGGACGGCGTGTGCAAGCAGCCGCCGCTGGACGCCGACGAGGTGGCCGGGCGGGCCGAGAAGCTGCTGGGGGGGGTCGCCTACAGCTTGCTGTGGTACAACTGCGAGCACTACGTCATGTACTGCAGATACGGCATGGCCATCAGCTACCAGACCTACCAG tTCTGCACGACGGCGCGCAAGATCGTGTGCAGTCGGACCAGCTCGTACGTGACGGCCTTGTGCGGCGCAGTCGTCCTGCTTTACTTCGGATGTGCGACGCCCATCACGCTTTTGGCGACACTCTTGCTGTCCTTCACCATCTGGATGGCAGCATAG
- the LOC144020070 gene encoding lecithin retinol acyltransferase-like — translation MFKGGLSSSFLIKGAHQKQCERVTMINLFAFLVEKFSLLCKLKVLFFGSAHAHERPTQLRGASSPPPPPPPPPLLQRGDLLEVPRTLFTHFGVYLGDDRVAHLIPDILPALTDDRRRLASVVTNGRLIAGCLCRRATVRVDSLEDFAYGSRILVNRADAGAGAGAGAGAGSAKRAKALPAEEVARRAEALLGSFPYSLLWNNCEHFVTHCRYGCAVSGQTERFCEFIKWVIRDRRSILVTGILGIISMLFCGLAASTTLPTILIPFTLWMAG, via the exons ATGTTTAAGGGGGGCTTGTCCTCCTCGTTCCTAATAAAAGGAGCTCATCAGAAGCAATGTGAGCGAGTCACCATGATCAACTTATTCGCCTTCCTAGTGGAGAAATTCTCCCTCCTGTGCAAGCTCAAAGTGCTGTTTTTCGGCTCTGCGCATGCGCACGAGCGTCCCACCCAGCTCCGCGGAGCCTCttcgcctcctcctccgccgcctccgccgccgcTTCTCCAGCGGGGCGACCTCCTCGAGGTTCCCCGCACGCTCTTCACCCACTTCGGCGTCTACCTGGGCGACGACCGCGTGGCGCACCTCATCCCGGACATCCTACCGGCGCTCACCGACGACCGGCGGCGTTTGGCCTCGGTGGTGACCAACGGGCGGCTGATCGCCGGATGCCTGTGCCGGCGTGCCACGGTGCGCGTGGACAGCCTGGAGGACTTCGCGTACGGCTCTCGAATCCTGGTCAACCGCGCGGATGCCGGAGCCGGAGCCGGAGCCGGAGCCGGAGCCGGGTCGGCGAAGAGGGCCAAGGCGCTGCCCGCGGAGGAGGTGGCCCGCCGGGCGGAGGCGCTGCTCGGCAGCTTCCCGTACAGTCTGCTGTGGAACAACTGCGAGCACTTCGTCACTCACTGCCGATACGGATGCGCCGTCAGCGGACAGACTGAGCGG TTTTGCGAGTTCATAAAATGGGTGATCAGAGATCGACGGAGCATCTTGGTGACGGGAATTCTGGGAATCATCTCCATGCTCTTTTGCGGCTTGGCTGCCTCAACTACATTACCCACAATTCTTATCCCCTTCACTCTGTGGATGGCCGGTTAA